Genomic window (Bacillus vallismortis):
CGTGAATTCCGGGTGAACAGCCGGTCCGCTGATGGAAAATCTGTTTGACTAAATCACTCACAATCCATGCATTGTATTGCTGTTCTGGTGAAAAGTATTGCATTAGACATACCTCCTGCTTGTACGGATAAAGACAGCCATTCATGATCGTTTGCTCCGTGCAGCGGTTTCTCTTTGATTTTGACTTTTCTGAAAATATACGTCGTTCCTATCACTTTACCATGGGCGCAAAATAAATGGCTACTACCATTCTTCCTGTTTTTCTCCTCAATGTTCTGGAATCTGTTTTATCAATATGCGAACGGGTATAAAAGAAACATAGAAAACATGAAGGAGGAATGTTGAAATGAAACCAGTTGTAAAAGAGTATACAAACGACGAACAGCTTATGAAGGATGTGGAAGAATTACAGCAAATGGGTGTCGCGAAAGAGGATGTATATGTCTTAGCTCACGACGATGACAGAACGGAACGGCTGGCAGACAACACGAATGCCAACACGATCGGAGCCAAAGAAACGGGTCTCAAGCACGCGGTAGGAAACATGTTTAATAAAAAAGGAGACGAGCTCCGCAATCAAATTCATGAAATCGGCTTTTCTGAAGATGAGGCCGCTCAATTCGAAAAACGTTTAGATGAAGGGAAAGTGCTTCTTTTTGTGACAGATAATGAAAAAGTGAAATCCTGGGCTTAAAGCAGGGATATAACCCAAAAGGCAAACTTTGGCCTTTTGGGTTTTTTGCGGTCTTTGCGGTGTATGGTTTGCAGAATGCCGCAATAAGATAGCGGAACATTTTCGGTTCTGCATGCCCCTCAATTTGCTATTATAATCTTTGTGAGAAATTGGAATATAATCTCACAAAATAGAAATTGGGGGTTCATAGAGAATGAAAAAAGTGATGTTAGCTACGGCTCTATTGTTAGGGTTGACTCCAGCTGGCGCGAATGCGGCGGATTTAGGCCATCAGACGTTAGGGTCAAATGATGGCTGGGGCGCGTACTCGACAGGCACGACAGGCGGATCAAAAGCATCGTCGTCGAACGTGTATACCGTCAGCAACAGAAACCAACTTGTCTCTGCGTTAGGCAAGAAAACGGATACGACGCCTAAAATCATTTACATCAAGGGTACGATTGACATGAATGTCGATGACAACCTGAAGCCGCTTGGCGCAGATGATTATGCTGACCCAGAGTACGATTTGAACAAATATTTAAAAGCTTATGATCCAAGCACATGGGGCAAAAAAGAGCCTTCCGGCACACAGGAAGAAGCCAGAGAACGTTCTCAAAAAAACCAAAAAGCAAGAGTGATGGTTGACATTCCTGCGAATACAACGATTGTCGGTTCAGGGACAAATGCCAAAATCGTGGGCGGAAACTTCCAAATCAAGAGTGATAATGTCATCATCCGCAACATCGAATTCCAGGATGCTTATGACTATTTTCCGCAATGGGACCCGACTGACGGTAGCTCAGGAAACTGGAACTCACAATATGACAACATCACAATAAACGGCGGCACGCATATATGGATTGACCATTGCACATTTAATGACGGATCCCGTCCTGACAGTACATCACCAAAGTATTACGGAAGAGAATATCAGCATCATGACGGCCAAACAGATGCTTCTAACGGCGCCAACTATATCACGATGTCTTACAACTATTATCACGATCATGATAAAAGCTCCATTTTCGGATCAAGCGACAGCAAAACCTCCGATGATGGCAAATTAAAAATTACGCTTCACCATAACCGCTACAAAAATATCGTTCAGCGCGCACCGAGAGTCCGCTTCGGGCAAGTGCACGTATACAACAACTATTATGAAGGCAGCAAAAGCTCATCCGGATATGCTTTCAGTTATGCATGGGGAATCGGCAAGTCATCTAAAATCTATGCTCAAAACAATGTCATTGACGTACCGGGACTGTCAGCTGAGAAAACAATCAGCGTGTTTAAGGGTGGAACGGCTTTATATGACTCAGGCACATTGCTGAATGGCACGCGGATCAGCGCATCAGCTGCAAACGGGCTGAGCTCTTCTGTCGGCTGGACACCATCTCTCCACGGCACAATCGATGATTCCGCGAATGTGAAATCGAATGTTATATCTCAAGCGGGTGCGGGTAAAGTAAATTAAGAAATGAAAAACACAAAGGGCAGCTCACCTTTGTGTTTTTTTAATTAATTAAATTATTTATTAATTTAGTTAAGGAGTAGAATGGGAAAGGGGATTAGAAAACAAGTATATAGGAGGAGACCTATTTATGGCTTCAGAAAAAGACGCAGGAAAACAGTCAGCAGTAAAACTTGTACCATTGCTTATTACTGTCGCTGTGGGATTGATCATCTGGTTTATTCCCGCTCCGTCCGGACTTGAACCTAAAGCTTGGCATTTGTTTGCGATCTTTGTCGCTACAATTATCGGCTTTATCTCCAAGCCCTTGCCAATGGGTGCAATCGCCATTTTTGCATTGGCGGTTACTGCACTAACTGGAACACTATCAATTGAGGATACATTAAGCGGATTCGGGAATAAGACCATCTGGCTGATCGTCATCGCATTCTTTATTTCCCGGGGATTTATCAAAACCGGACTCGGTGCGAGAATTTCGTATGTATTCGTTCAGAAATTCGGAAAAAAAACCCTTGGGCTTTCTTATTCACTGCTGTTCAGTGATTTAATACTTTCACCTGCTATTCCAAGTAATACGGCGCGTGCAGGAGGCATTATCTTTCCTATTATCAGATCATTATCCGAAACATTCGGATCAAGCCCGGCAAATGGAACAGAGAGAAAAATCGGCGCATTCTTATTAAAAACCGGTTTTCAGGGGAACCTGATCACATCTGCCATGTTCTTAACGGCGATGGCAGCGAACCCGCTGATTGCCAAGCTGGCCCATGATGTCGCAGGGGTGGACTTAACATGGACAAGCTGGGCAATCGCCGCGATTGTGCCGGGGCTTGTAAGCTTAATCATCACACCGCTTGTGATTTATAAGCTGTATCCGCCGGAAATCAAAGAAACACCGGATGCGGCGAAAATCGCCACAGAAAAACTAAAAGAAATGGGACCGTTCAAAAAGTCAGAGCTTTCTATGGTGATCGTGTTTCTTTTGGTGCTTGTGCTGTGGATTTTTGGCGGCAGCTTCAACATCGACGCAACCACCACCGCATTGATCGGTTTGGCTGTTCTCTTATTATCACAGGTTCTGACGTGGGATGATATCAAAAAAGAACAGGGCGCTTGGGATACGCTCACTTGGTTTGCGGCGCTAGTGATGCTGGCCAATTTCCTGAATGAGTTAGGCATGGTGTCTTGGTTCAGTAACGCCATGAAATCCTCCGTATCAGGATTCTCTTGGATTGTGTCCTTCTTAATCTTAATTATTGTGTATTTCTATTCACACTACTTCTTTGCAAGCGCGACAGCCCATATCAGCGCGATGTATTCAGCATTTTTGGCGGTAATCGTGGCAGCGGGCGCACCGCCGCTTTTAGCAGCGCTAAGCCTCGCATTCTTCAGCAACCTTTTCGGGTCAACGACTCACTACGGCGCTGGAGCCGCCCCGGTTTTCTTCGGAGCAGGCTATGTTTCGCAAAGTAAATGGTGGTCCATCGGATTTATTCTTTCGATCGTCCATATTATTGTATGGCTTGTGATCGGCGGATTATGGTGGAAAGTACTGGGGATATGGTAGAAAGAAAAAGGCAGACGCGGTCTGTCTTTTTTATATTCACTCCATTCAACGAATCTACAT
Coding sequences:
- a CDS encoding general stress protein; its protein translation is MKPVVKEYTNDEQLMKDVEELQQMGVAKEDVYVLAHDDDRTERLADNTNANTIGAKETGLKHAVGNMFNKKGDELRNQIHEIGFSEDEAAQFEKRLDEGKVLLFVTDNEKVKSWA
- a CDS encoding pectate lyase, with the translated sequence MKKVMLATALLLGLTPAGANAADLGHQTLGSNDGWGAYSTGTTGGSKASSSNVYTVSNRNQLVSALGKKTDTTPKIIYIKGTIDMNVDDNLKPLGADDYADPEYDLNKYLKAYDPSTWGKKEPSGTQEEARERSQKNQKARVMVDIPANTTIVGSGTNAKIVGGNFQIKSDNVIIRNIEFQDAYDYFPQWDPTDGSSGNWNSQYDNITINGGTHIWIDHCTFNDGSRPDSTSPKYYGREYQHHDGQTDASNGANYITMSYNYYHDHDKSSIFGSSDSKTSDDGKLKITLHHNRYKNIVQRAPRVRFGQVHVYNNYYEGSKSSSGYAFSYAWGIGKSSKIYAQNNVIDVPGLSAEKTISVFKGGTALYDSGTLLNGTRISASAANGLSSSVGWTPSLHGTIDDSANVKSNVISQAGAGKVN
- a CDS encoding anion permease translates to MASEKDAGKQSAVKLVPLLITVAVGLIIWFIPAPSGLEPKAWHLFAIFVATIIGFISKPLPMGAIAIFALAVTALTGTLSIEDTLSGFGNKTIWLIVIAFFISRGFIKTGLGARISYVFVQKFGKKTLGLSYSLLFSDLILSPAIPSNTARAGGIIFPIIRSLSETFGSSPANGTERKIGAFLLKTGFQGNLITSAMFLTAMAANPLIAKLAHDVAGVDLTWTSWAIAAIVPGLVSLIITPLVIYKLYPPEIKETPDAAKIATEKLKEMGPFKKSELSMVIVFLLVLVLWIFGGSFNIDATTTALIGLAVLLLSQVLTWDDIKKEQGAWDTLTWFAALVMLANFLNELGMVSWFSNAMKSSVSGFSWIVSFLILIIVYFYSHYFFASATAHISAMYSAFLAVIVAAGAPPLLAALSLAFFSNLFGSTTHYGAGAAPVFFGAGYVSQSKWWSIGFILSIVHIIVWLVIGGLWWKVLGIW